Below is a genomic region from Spongiibacter nanhainus.
GGCTTTAATTCCATATCTGGTTCAAAAACCGATGCCTGTGTGGTGCCTCCCGGCTACTCGGCACAGGTACTGGCTCCCTGGGGCACACCATTAAACAGCGATGCCAGCCCCTGGCAGGCCGATGGCAGCAATACCGGCGAAGACCAAGCTAACGCAGTGGGTATGCACCACGACGGCATGAGTTACTTCCCGCTGAATGGTAGCTCCACCGACGGCCTGTTGTGTATCAACCACGAGTATATCGACTCCGGCGCCCTGCACCCCAATGGCCCCAGCGAAGAAAATGGCATTCGCACCATCGTCGACGAAGTTCGCAAAGAGATTAATGCCCACGGCGTATCGGTGGTCCGCATCCGCAAGGAAAACGGCAAGTGGAACGTCGTTGAAAACGACAGCCTCAACCGCCGCTACACTGGCTTTACCGAGATGGATATCGCCGGCCCGCTGGCGGGATCCGACAAGCTGGTCACCAAATACGACGGCACCGGCACTGTGGCTCGCGGCACCTTCAATAACTGCGGCAGCGGCGAGTCGCCCTGGGGCACCTTCCTGACGTGTGAAGAGAACTGGCCCGGCTACTTCAAAAAAGCCAGCGGCCGCACCGCCGCCGACGAACGGGTGGGGATTTCAAGTAACAACAATCGCTACCGCTGGGAAACCGCCGCGGGCGATGCCAGCGAAGTCGATGACGAGTTTGCCCGTTTTGATGCCACCCCCAGCGGCGCCAGCGCTGGCGACGATTATCGCAATGAAGCCAACGGCCACGGCTACGTCGTCGAGATTGACCCTTACACCGCCAATTCCCGCGCAGTAAAGCGCACCGCACTGGGTCGTTTCCGCCACGAGTGTGTGGTGTATGGCAAACTGGAAGCCGGCCAGCCTGTGACCTTCTACTCTGGTCACGACGGTCGATTCGAGTACCTCTACAAATATGTTTCCAATGCCACGTGGAGCCCCAGCGACGCCAACAGCAACAACCGCCTGGAAATCGGCGACAAGTATTTAAATGATGGCACGCTGTATGTTGCTAAATTTAACGAGAACGGCGCCGGCCAGTGGATTCCTCTGGTGCCAGCAACAGCAACCACCGGTGGCAGCACACTGGGCAACGACATTGGCGATCAGGAAGACATTATTCTCGACACGATCTCCGCCGCCGACGCCGTGGGCGCTACCCCCATGGACCGTCCAGAGTGGATTGCCGTTGACCCGGTTAATGGTGCGGTATACCTGACGCTGACCAACAATACTCAGCGCACCGACAATACCAACGCCGCCAATCCTCGTCTGAACAACGCCTTTGGTCATATCATTCGTTGGATGGAAGGCGGGAACGCCGAAAGCTTTAATTGGGATATCTTTGTGTTTGGCTCTGCCGACGATGCCGACGCCAACACCAACTTGTCCGGCCTGACGGCCGCCAACCAGTTCGCCAGCCCCGACGGCCTGGTGACTGATCCACGCGGCATACTGTGGATTCAAACCGACAACGGTGCCGATGAAGTTACCGAGGAGACAAACGACCAGATGCTGGCCGTGATTCCCTCTAACTTAGTCGATGACGACAATAACCTGGAAACTGTCACTGCCAGTAACCAAGCTGAACTGCGTCGTTTCTTTGTTGGCCCCAACGGCTGTGAAGTCACTGGCTGTACTTTCACCCCTGACCTGAAAAACTTCTTCGTCAACATCCAGCACCCCGGTAACTGGCCCGACACCGACAACGCGGCTCTGGCCACTGCCGGCGATGTGCGCCCCCGGGCCGCCACGGTGGTGATCACTAAAGATGACGGCGGCGAGATCGGCATTTAATTCAGGCCATAATCACAGCACAACAATAAACAATAATAACGATGGGGCGGCAGGGAGGCCGCCCTTTTTTATGGCTATTAGCTTAGCGCGGCAATCATTTAGCACCACGGGTAGAGGGTTACTCCGCCAAACGCTCCACCAACTCCACGCGCCGATTGTGCTCCCGCCCCGCGTCTGTGCTATTGCTGAACACCGGGACCAACGGACCTACACCGTGGGATTCCAAGCGCGCTGCATCTACCTCGAAGTGCTCTGTCAGCGCCTTAACCACCGCCCTCGCCCGAGCACCGGATAATCCGTAGTTATAACTGAATGTACCTTTCGCATCGGTGTGCCCCACAACATAAAAGCGTTTGTCAGGATTTGCTTTGAGGAAATCGGCAATTTCCTTGAGTGCCAGATCAGACGCCGCGGTAAGACTCGCTTTATCGTAGTCAAAGTATAAGCCCTCCAATACCACCCGACCTTTTTCCTCAATATCAGCCCCTATCGCTTCGGCGTCGACAATTACCAAGCCAGACTCAGCAGCCTTGACCTCGACCACGTCCACTAATGTTGCGACTCGATCCTCGCGAAAACGGTATACCGTTACCACCACGTAAGCAGTGCCGGCAGCCCGCTCCTTCCAGGCGACAATACTGCCACCTCCCCCAGAGGTCGACGAGCCGCTCACCATCTCGTTGACCGCCGCTCCTGAATCGACCCAGGCATTGTTGAGAAACAACACCTGCCGCCATTTGCGGCTACCCACCTCGGCGCTGCGTCCACCCGCCGATTCGTACCCCTGAGCAAGAATTTCCATTCCCGCCGCCGAGAGTCCGTCCAGATAATTCTGAAAGACCTCCCTATCACTGCGGTCAACACCGTCCAGCGCATAGTAGATTCGCGTCACACGGCCGGCTACCATTTCGCCCTGATCGATATGGCGATAGCCAGTGACCGGGCCAGTGGGGACAAAATAGTCGCGGTGATTTTCCACTTGGTACCATTCAATGGTCGAATCAGGGTAGCGGGATATCATCGGGTGATCGTCGCTGCCATCAACATCCGCAAGGGCAGAGAAGGAGAACATCATTAAAGCAAGTAGTCGTATCAACACGGGCGGTTCCTCCGCTATGGATTTCCTGTTCAGTATTGCTCATTGCTGCGTCAGGTAGTCGCGACACACAGCCAGGGCCTGGCGCAATTTTTTGCGCACTTGAGACAAGTACTCTCTGGTCGCCCCTGGGCTGCGCTCCAGCATGTCGGCAATTTCCACGGCGGTAAATCCCTCAATGACTGCCCAACTAATCGCCTGGGCCGCTTCCGGGGCCCGAGCGGCAAAGCGCGCAAATTGCTTGTCGACACAGTCCTGAAGATTCAAGCTCTCTTCCCAATCTACGTCGCTCTCTTCTTGCCACAGGGGTAAGGCTTCATCACTGCGGCGGCGAAAATAATCCAGCATCACCGAGCGCGCCACCGACCACAGCCAGGCCCGGGGGGCGTGAATATCCTCTGCTTCTCTGCAACTGCGAACAATTTTTATAAAGGCGTCCTGACACAACTCTTCCCGATCGAACTCGCTGACGCCTCGCCGGCGATAAAAAGCGAGAAAACGGCTGGCGTAGTAGCGGTACAGCTCGTCCAAAGCGCGGCGACCTCTGCGGCCCCCCAGGCTGATATCCCGGAGCAATACTGCCTCATCCACACTCACACTCACCGGCTGCTACCTTTAGCCGGTGAAGACACTGGCAAGAAGTGAAGCGCCAATGCACGCTCACCGTTGAGCGTACAACGTATGCCATATTCTGATTTCAGCACCTTAGCCAGGCGCTCACCGGCCTCATCGTTGCTCCACAGCAAGCGGGCGTTATTGTGGTGTGTATCAAAGCGCAAGCCTATAGCTTCAATCGCGGCAAACCGCGCATAGTGGCGACGCAGCTCAGCGATATTTTTAACGGCAATATCGACCTGTAATAGCCCTTCCGGGTTGCGTGAGCAAAGCGCGAAAACCCTCGAGGCCCGCTTTTGGCCTGTGCCCGAAAGAGCATCAGCCTCTGCCAAGGGTGCGCTATAATCCCGGGCCTCACTCTTCGGGGACAATAAGCGCGCCGGCTCTGAGGCATCGGCGGCAAAGCCCGACTCCCCTGTCAATTCGGCGCTGGATAACATTGGCCTGTCTTGCCCCTCATTGGGCTTAAACGCACCGGGTTCGAAAACACTCAAGGTAAAGGCCAACAAAATGCTGGCCGTCAGCCCCATTGCGGGAAGCCAGGCCGGTGTTGAGGGGCGAAACAGCCGGTGGATGGGGTTGGGCTCCAGCAAGCCCTCATCAGCCAAGCGCCGATGGAGTCGCTTGAGTGCAAGGTCGCCCACCGCAGCTTTAGTGCCACGGTCACGAATCATTTGCGGGCGCTCGCGCTTCGCCACAGCGCGGCGCAGGGACTCCGTCAGTTCGTCGCCGCTTGCGCGCCCTGACAACTCATTCAACCATTGATCGATATCGTCGGCCATTCTCTCTCGACATGTTCTATTGGGCGTACATCATATTTACGCAGGCCGAGGCATAGCACTCAGGTTACGGCGGACAGGTGAAGCCTTGTCCGCCCTACGCCACATACCTTGCCCCAAAACGTAGGGCGTACATCGCTGTGTATGTACGCCGAAGAAAACAACCACGTCAACGGCGGACAGATAAAGCGCTGTCCGCCCTGCGCTGCCACAACAAGTCGGCCTGGCGCGCCAAACCCACAAACTCCCGCCGCAGGTCATCTTCCGCGCCACCGCGACTGTTCTCCAGCAAGGCTTCGGCTCGACGAATCACCCCACTGTAACTGGCCTGACCGCGGAATTCAGAGTCTTTCAATAACAACCCCAATTCGGCGACTGTCGCCGCCCACCGCAAGTTATCGGATTCCTGAGAATCCCCCTCTTTGAGCACCGATGAAATCTCCCGGCTTGTGCCCCCCGCCGGTGAACGGTAACGCAATTTTACCCACATCAGCTCATCACTGCGGCCCGTATTCGCTCTGCGACCTTGCTGATACCGCAGCGCCGTTGCAACCTCCCCAGCCTGGCCAGGTTGAATTTCGTACAGTGCTGTGACCACCTGTCCAGCACCAAGATCGCCGGCATCTTTGCGGTCGTCCTTAAAGTCCTCAGCCGCCAGGCGACGGGTTTGATAACCCAGCAAACGGTAGGCGGCAACCTGCCTGGGATTAAACTCGACTTGTATTTTAACGTCCTTGGCTACCGTGGTGAGGCTGCGTTGTAATTTGTCTACCAGCACCCGGCGCGCCTCAAGCTCGCTGTCGATATAGTAGTAATTGCCGTCGCCGTGTCCAGCAATGCGGTTCATCCGGCCGTCCCCAAGATTACCGTGGCCAAACCCCAATACAGTGAGGTAAATACCCTGATCCCGGTGCTGCTCAATCAGCTCAACCAAGTCGCCAGTGCGTCGAGGACCAACATTAAAATCGCCATCGGTGGCCAATATCACCCTGTTGTTAGCATTGGGGTCGAATTGCGCGCGGGCAAGCTGGTAAGCCGTCAAAATACCCTGGGCTCCCGCTGTCGAACCCCCCGACTCCAGCGACTGTAGAGCCCGGTAGATGGCGGTTTTATCCTTACCACTGACCGCTGGCAGAGCAACGCCGGCGCTGCCGGCATACGTCACGATTGCCACCCGGTCGTCAGCGTCCAGGCGTTCAGTCAGCGCCAGAAACGCTTTTTTCAGTAGCGGCAAACGGTCCTCGCCACGCATTGAGCCTGAGGTATCCACCAGAAACACAAAGCGATTGGGGCGAGCCTGCCGATCGTCCAAATCCCGCGCCTTCACCTGCACCATGGCCAGTTTTTTCGTACTGTCCCAGGGCGCGGCACCCAGGCTGGTATGGAGCGCAACAGGATGCTCACCACTCACCGTCGGCAGAGGATAATCAAAGTAATTGAGCAGTTCCTCCAGGCGCAGTGC
It encodes:
- a CDS encoding PhoX family protein — translated: MSEATFDPTKYNNSDNEPFSSVLDKEISRRGMIKSGSSVAALGMLGGFGLAGCGGDDSNGNGGNEPSVTLGFNSISGSKTDACVVPPGYSAQVLAPWGTPLNSDASPWQADGSNTGEDQANAVGMHHDGMSYFPLNGSSTDGLLCINHEYIDSGALHPNGPSEENGIRTIVDEVRKEINAHGVSVVRIRKENGKWNVVENDSLNRRYTGFTEMDIAGPLAGSDKLVTKYDGTGTVARGTFNNCGSGESPWGTFLTCEENWPGYFKKASGRTAADERVGISSNNNRYRWETAAGDASEVDDEFARFDATPSGASAGDDYRNEANGHGYVVEIDPYTANSRAVKRTALGRFRHECVVYGKLEAGQPVTFYSGHDGRFEYLYKYVSNATWSPSDANSNNRLEIGDKYLNDGTLYVAKFNENGAGQWIPLVPATATTGGSTLGNDIGDQEDIILDTISAADAVGATPMDRPEWIAVDPVNGAVYLTLTNNTQRTDNTNAANPRLNNAFGHIIRWMEGGNAESFNWDIFVFGSADDADANTNLSGLTAANQFASPDGLVTDPRGILWIQTDNGADEVTEETNDQMLAVIPSNLVDDDNNLETVTASNQAELRRFFVGPNGCEVTGCTFTPDLKNFFVNIQHPGNWPDTDNAALATAGDVRPRAATVVITKDDGGEIGI
- a CDS encoding OmpA family protein, producing the protein MLIRLLALMMFSFSALADVDGSDDHPMISRYPDSTIEWYQVENHRDYFVPTGPVTGYRHIDQGEMVAGRVTRIYYALDGVDRSDREVFQNYLDGLSAAGMEILAQGYESAGGRSAEVGSRKWRQVLFLNNAWVDSGAAVNEMVSGSSTSGGGGSIVAWKERAAGTAYVVVTVYRFREDRVATLVDVVEVKAAESGLVIVDAEAIGADIEEKGRVVLEGLYFDYDKASLTAASDLALKEIADFLKANPDKRFYVVGHTDAKGTFSYNYGLSGARARAVVKALTEHFEVDAARLESHGVGPLVPVFSNSTDAGREHNRRVELVERLAE
- a CDS encoding RNA polymerase sigma factor, with translation MSVSVDEAVLLRDISLGGRRGRRALDELYRYYASRFLAFYRRRGVSEFDREELCQDAFIKIVRSCREAEDIHAPRAWLWSVARSVMLDYFRRRSDEALPLWQEESDVDWEESLNLQDCVDKQFARFAARAPEAAQAISWAVIEGFTAVEIADMLERSPGATREYLSQVRKKLRQALAVCRDYLTQQ
- a CDS encoding vWA domain-containing protein; amino-acid sequence: MTLTHKPAVLLISAIALVACQHHQDHQAEHYKRPVVGEVRTTEVIQTEADDQSASGSGKRLTGELRPEAIAVAPKASSPAQLRAMSYARPSVMPGSVGAVSPSGDQYETLYEGGYRDPLLSPLSTFGLDVDTASYSNMRRHIQSGQLPPADALRLEELLNYFDYPLPTVSGEHPVALHTSLGAAPWDSTKKLAMVQVKARDLDDRQARPNRFVFLVDTSGSMRGEDRLPLLKKAFLALTERLDADDRVAIVTYAGSAGVALPAVSGKDKTAIYRALQSLESGGSTAGAQGILTAYQLARAQFDPNANNRVILATDGDFNVGPRRTGDLVELIEQHRDQGIYLTVLGFGHGNLGDGRMNRIAGHGDGNYYYIDSELEARRVLVDKLQRSLTTVAKDVKIQVEFNPRQVAAYRLLGYQTRRLAAEDFKDDRKDAGDLGAGQVVTALYEIQPGQAGEVATALRYQQGRRANTGRSDELMWVKLRYRSPAGGTSREISSVLKEGDSQESDNLRWAATVAELGLLLKDSEFRGQASYSGVIRRAEALLENSRGGAEDDLRREFVGLARQADLLWQRRADSALSVRR